The following coding sequences are from one Oceanidesulfovibrio indonesiensis window:
- a CDS encoding DUF6785 family protein — protein MTRPIRLRSLLLGAGFGLGITAITPYFNVYLGGTPLGGGHFPLAPFFIVSWLFMISAVVARLFKGYKLLTGIEMLVTWILMVVVSGISYTGLARTFFFNVTAPHYFANAANRWEEVLHPLLPQSWYPADPAAIETLFNGLENGRDMGIFEVLVNVPWGVWLPPLITWGLFILLCYGVMLCLVNLFGNQWVVNERVNFPLLRLPQMMAESFDEGAFGKFLGNKYLLMGLVLVVFLHTVNGLNFYYPSVPRLPTLFIAGTYFPKFGLFSGYHNLKIYIYPAFIGFAFLTTRQISFSFWFFFLLGGLSFGLLSAIGIQVPAAALGTTFGPSMARPEEAQVIGATVVFFFFLVWLGRQHFGYVILRSVGLRGKVDSAEQGTLEDRGLDEHSAEWFPAPLAFWGAVLGLALLSVWCWVFGMPPLPAIVTPIVLFAFSIVASRIVCQGGVPYFTLTAAPLDGTLAAFGSKFFGGVGLVVAMVMQKMLFLDLRESLMPSLFHASKVGEEVKARRLFFLGLVVMLTAAVAVSFLAMLYLAHKYGIRDLRLDWASRTTLTMYESAQRLVEVPSEGSRWIINFSLVGAAVMLVLVLGYYRFVWWPIHPLGYLMAYSSAMDILWFSFFVGWLCNHLCLHYGGTALFRKVRNVFLGFILADFLMGGLYAIIGMITGMSYQVFPA, from the coding sequence ATGACACGGCCCATTCGACTCCGTTCCCTGCTGCTCGGCGCCGGCTTCGGCCTGGGCATCACGGCCATCACACCGTACTTCAACGTCTATCTCGGCGGCACTCCTCTGGGCGGCGGGCACTTTCCGCTTGCGCCGTTCTTCATCGTCTCCTGGCTGTTCATGATCTCCGCCGTGGTCGCGCGGCTGTTCAAAGGATACAAGCTGCTCACCGGCATCGAGATGCTCGTTACCTGGATTCTCATGGTGGTTGTCTCGGGCATTTCGTACACGGGTCTGGCGCGTACGTTCTTCTTCAACGTCACAGCTCCACACTACTTCGCCAACGCTGCCAACCGCTGGGAGGAGGTGCTGCATCCACTGCTCCCCCAAAGCTGGTATCCGGCCGACCCGGCCGCCATCGAAACCCTGTTCAACGGCCTGGAGAACGGCCGCGACATGGGCATTTTCGAGGTCCTCGTCAACGTGCCCTGGGGCGTGTGGCTTCCGCCGCTCATCACCTGGGGGCTGTTCATCCTGTTGTGCTACGGTGTGATGCTGTGTCTGGTGAACCTCTTCGGCAACCAGTGGGTGGTCAACGAACGGGTCAACTTCCCGCTGCTGCGGTTGCCGCAGATGATGGCCGAGAGCTTTGATGAAGGCGCATTCGGCAAGTTCCTGGGCAACAAGTACCTGCTCATGGGCCTCGTCCTGGTGGTCTTTTTGCACACGGTGAACGGGCTGAACTTCTACTACCCGTCGGTGCCCCGGCTTCCCACCCTGTTCATTGCCGGCACGTACTTCCCCAAGTTCGGGCTCTTTTCCGGCTACCACAACCTGAAGATATACATCTATCCGGCGTTCATCGGTTTCGCCTTCCTGACCACGCGGCAGATATCCTTCAGCTTCTGGTTCTTCTTTCTGCTGGGCGGGTTGTCCTTCGGCCTGCTGTCGGCCATCGGCATCCAGGTGCCGGCCGCCGCCCTGGGGACCACCTTCGGTCCCAGCATGGCCCGGCCGGAAGAAGCGCAGGTCATAGGCGCCACCGTGGTTTTCTTTTTCTTCCTCGTCTGGCTTGGCCGGCAGCACTTCGGCTACGTGATCCTGCGCAGCGTGGGCCTGCGGGGAAAAGTGGACTCGGCCGAACAGGGAACCCTGGAAGACCGCGGTCTGGACGAGCACTCCGCAGAATGGTTCCCGGCGCCGCTGGCCTTCTGGGGCGCGGTGCTGGGGCTTGCACTGCTGTCCGTGTGGTGCTGGGTGTTCGGCATGCCGCCGCTGCCGGCAATCGTCACGCCCATTGTCCTGTTCGCCTTCAGCATCGTGGCCAGCCGCATCGTGTGCCAGGGCGGCGTGCCCTACTTCACGCTCACGGCGGCGCCGCTGGACGGCACGCTTGCAGCCTTCGGTTCCAAATTCTTCGGCGGAGTCGGCCTTGTGGTGGCCATGGTGATGCAGAAAATGCTGTTCCTGGACCTTCGGGAATCCCTCATGCCCTCGCTGTTCCACGCCTCCAAGGTGGGCGAGGAGGTCAAAGCGCGGCGGCTGTTCTTTCTGGGTCTGGTGGTGATGCTCACGGCTGCCGTGGCGGTGAGCTTTCTGGCCATGCTGTACCTCGCCCACAAGTATGGCATCCGCGACCTTCGTCTGGACTGGGCCTCACGCACCACCCTCACCATGTACGAGAGCGCGCAACGGCTGGTGGAAGTGCCTTCTGAGGGCTCGCGCTGGATCATCAACTTCTCTCTCGTGGGCGCGGCCGTGATGCTCGTCCTCGTGCTGGGCTATTACCGCTTCGTGTGGTGGCCCATCCACCCCCTCGGCTACCTCATGGCGTACAGTTCGGCCATGGATATCCTCTGGTTCAGCTTCTTCGTGGGCTGGCTGTGCAACCACCTGTGCCTGCACTACGGCGGCACGGCGCTGTTCCGCAAGGTGCGCAATGTGTTCCTGGGCTTCATCCTCGCCGACTTCCTCATGGGCGGCTTGTATGCGATCATCGGAATGATAACAGGCATGAGCTACCAGGTATTCCCGGCGTAA